The genomic stretch GAAACGGCTCCTGATCGCGGGCACGGTGATGGGGCTCGGCGTCGCGGCCATGCACTACATGGGCATGTATGCGATGCGCATGCATCCCGGCATCGATTACGACCCCGTCCGTCTCGCGCTGTCCATCGGGATCGCCGTCGTCGCCTCGATCGCGGCGCTCTGGCTCGCCTTTCATCTGCGCGAATCTTCCGGGCGTCATATCGCGCCCAAGCGTCTCGGTGCCGCGGCGATCATGGCGTTCGCGATCGCGGGCATGCACTACACGGGCATGAGCGCGGCCAATTTCGCTGCCGCGAGTCTCTGCGAAGGCACGCACAAGGTCGACGGCCACGCGCTCGCGCTGGTGGTCGCCATCATCTCCGCGCTGCTGCTGTTCGGCACCTTGCTGCTGCTCGGCGCGCAGACGAGCCGGCTTTCGGCGTCGCTCAGCAAGGCGGCCGACACGATCCAGCATCTCGGCACGCACGACGCGCTCACCAACCTGCCGAACCGCGCCAAGCTGATGGCGTCCGCGAAGGAACTGCTCGCCCGAAACGCACAGCTGGGGCAAACGTTAGCGGTCCTCTTCATCGACCTCGACGGCTTCAAGGCCATCAACGATTCGCTCGGCCACAAGATCGGCGACGATCTGCTGCGCCAGGCCTCCGCTCGTTTGTGCGCGTGCGCGCGCGAAGGCGATATCGTGGCGCGACTGGGCGGCGACGAATTCGTGATCGTCGCGACCCATCTCGCCGACGCCGCCGTGGCCGAGAATGTCGCCCGCGACGTGCTGATGAGTCTCTCCGCCGAATTCATGCTCGACGCGGCGCTGCCGGTGCGGATTGGCGCGAGCATTGGCATCTCGATCGCGAGCGGCGCGCAGGCCTCGCTCGACACCTTGCTCTCGCACGCCGATTGCGCGATGTACACGGCGAAACGTTGCGGACGCAACACGTTCCGCCGCTTCGAGGAGAGCATGAATCAGACCACGCTGCGCGCGTTGCAGATTCAGCGCGATCTGCATCAGGCGCTGCGCAACGAGACGTTCGATCTGGTGTTCCAGCCCAAATTCACGGTGGAAGGCAACACGATGACGGGCGCCGAAGCGCTGCTGCGCTGGCGCCATCCCACGCTCGGCGACGTGCCGCCGCTCGAATTCATTCCCGTGGCGGAACGCTCGGGGCTAATGGTGGCGATCGGCGACTGGGTGGTGCGCGAGGTGTGCCAGCACATCGTGAAGTGGGATCAAGAGGGCTACGCGAGCGTGCCCATCTCGATCAATCTTTCGCCGATGCAATTCACGACGCCGGGCCTCGCCGCGCGCATCGACGAAATCGTGCTCGCGGCCGGCGTGCCGCCGCAACGGCTGATGTTCGAGATCACCGAGGAAACGGCCATGCAGGACGTGGAGCACACGAGCCGCGTGATCGCCTCGTTGCGCGGACGCGGTTACGCGGTCGCGCTCGACGACTTCGGGCGCGTGTTCTCGAGCCTTGGCCATCTGCAGGATTTTCACGTCGATCAGATCAAGGTCGACCGCTCGTTCGTGAACGATCTCGACAACGCCTCGTCGCGCAGTTCCGCGCTGCTCTCGGCCGTGGTCGCGCTCGCGCGCGTGCTCAGCATCGAAGTGGTGGCCGAGGGCGTGGAGACCGTCGCGCAATCGCTCAAACTGCTTGCGCTCGACTGCGATCAGATGCAGGGCTTTCTCTGCGGCTTGCCGCTCTCGGAGCGCGAGTTTCAGAGCGCGATGTCGGGGTCGATGCGGGTCAGTGCGTAGCCCCCGGCGTGCCGGGCGGCGTGGTGCGTTTCGCGACCCATTGCGCGAGCCAGCACACGCCGAGACTGAGGCCGCCGACCACGCCGCCGAACGAGCCCACCCACGAGAGACCGAGGCCGTGCGCGATGTGGTTGCCGAGCAGCGCGCCCGCGCCGATACCCACGTTGTAGAGCCCGGAAAACAACGACACGGCCAGGTCGGTCGCGTCGGGCGCGAGATGCAGCACCTGGGCCTGCATGGCGAGGCCGAAGCAGATGATCGCGCCGCCCCACACGAGAATATGCACGGCCAGCGTGCCGATGGTGAGCGCGCACGGGAACAGCACGAGCAGACACGCGGCGACCGTGCCCACGGCGCGCAGCAGGAATTTGTCGGGCTCGCGCGCGTAGTAGCGGTTGAAGCAGTACGCCGCGGGAATGCCGGCCACGCCGAACAGCACGAGCAGGAACGTGATGCGGTCGCTGGTGGCGCCGTCGACCTGATGCACGAACGGTTCGAGATACGTATACGCCGCGAAGTGCGCGGTTACCGTGAGGATCGTCACGGCGTAGGTGAGCATCAGCACGGGGTTCTTCAGCAGGCCGGGCAGGCTGCGTAGCGAACCGGTGCGCTCGCTCGGCAGCGCGGGCAACGTGAGCCACACCACGAACGCGGCCAGCGCCGCGACGCCCGCGATGATGAGAAACGTTTCGCGCCAGCCGAATGCTTCGCCGATCACCCTGCCGAGCGGAATGCCCGCGACCATCGCCACGGACGTGCCGATAGCCAGCATGCCGAGCGCGCGGCTCTTGTTTTCCGCCGACGCGAGCCGCACGACCAGCGACACCGAAATCGACCAGAAAATGGCATGCGCGAATGCAATGCCCATGCGGCCGAGCACGAGAATCGCGAAGTTGGGCGCGACCCCGGTGACGATATGACTCGCGATGAACAGCACGAAGATGCGCACCAGCAGCGTGCGCCGCTCGACGTTGCGCGTGAGCAGCGTGAGCGGCAGCGACGCGACGGCCACGGTCCACGCGTAGATCGTCATCATGAGCCCGACGTCGGTGGGCTGCATGTCGAGACTCACGCCGATCGCGCTGAGCAGGCCCACCGGCACGAACTCGGTCGTGTTGAAGATGAACGCCGAAAACGTCAGCGCGAGCACGCCCCACCAGGGGCGCTTGAAATACGAAAGATCGGAAGAAGGCATGGGGACCCGGTTGATGCGCGTACGTTCGCACATCATAACCAGGCATAACCAGGGGGATTTTTTCGTTGCTTCAATGGGCGCACGCGCGGCCAGCGCACGCCGCGCCGTACCTCGCCACCCGGCCCGGTCACGCCGGAGCCTGCGTTAAGATACGCCACGCCCGCGCGCCTTGCGGCCGGGCGCTTCACGAACCTCATCGTATGCGCATCGATCCCTACAGCCTCGAACTGTTCATCGCCGTCGTGCAGGAAGGGTCGATCGCGCGCGCCGCGAGCCGCAATCACATCGCGCCTTCGGCGCTCAGCCGCCGTCTCGCCGATCTCGAAGCCGCCGTGGGCTTGCCGCTGCTGATTCGCTCGCACGGCGGCGTCGCGCTGACCGACGCGGGCCGCCAGGCGTTCGCGCGCGCGCAAACGCTGCACGACCAGTTGCAGAGCTTCGCGCGCGAGGTGCAGTCGCAAAGCGGCGAGATCGCGGGCGTCGTGCGTCTCTATGCGAATGCGTCGGCGATCGTCGGTTTCCTGCCGGAGCGGCTGCGCGCGTTTCAGGCCGCGTATCCGCTCGTGCAGATCGCGTTGACCGAGCAGATCAGCGACGAAGTCGTGCGCGCGTGCGTGGACGACCGCGCCGACGTGGGCGTTTCGGCCAGCGCGGCCGCGCCCGCCGGGCTCGACACGTGGCACTTCGCAAACGATCCGTTGATCGTGGTGCTGCCGCCCGACCACGAACTCGTTGCCAGCGAGGCGCCCACCTTCGCCGAAGTGCTGCGCTTTCCGCTCGTGGCGGTGCAGGCGGGCGGGGCGCTCGACCGGACGCTCAAGGAACGCGCCGACGCCGCGCAGTTGCCGCTCGACGTGAGCGTGACCGTCAACAGCTTCGACGCGCAATGCCGCATGGTCGAGGCGGGTCTCGGCATCGGCATCGTGCCGATCAGCGCGGCTTCGGCGTTCGCGGGCTCGCGCGGCTTCGTGCGGCGGCCGCTCAAGGAAGCCTGGGCGGAAACGCGCGCGCTGCGCGTGCATGCGCTGCGCAAGTCGTCGCGGCTCAAAGCGGTGCAGGCGCTGATCGACGCGTTGATTGCGCCGTGAGCGCGCGTTCGTCGACATGAAAACGCCCCAGGGTTAGCCCGGACATCGCCATCCGCGATGCCCCCTTTGCCAATCGAGCACTTCGCCGCGCGCGCGTGGGGCGTCTAGATTGCGCACAAGGAGAAGAAGTATGGCCACCCCGCATACCGCCCTCGATCTGGGCGGCCGCATCCTGTTTCTGTGCAGGGACGCGGCGCAGATCGACCGTCAACTCGCTGGCGAAACGCTCGCCAACGTCGCGCCCGACGCATTGCGCGACGACGTCTCCACCGACGAAATCACGCCGATGAGCGTGCTCACGCGCTTCGACGAACGCCTTGGCCGCGTGCCCTACGTGGGCCTGCGCGTGGACGGCCGCAACCCTGTCGGCATCGACGCCGTGCGTGGCGGCGGGTTTTGCGTGACGGTCGCGGGCAATCGCTACGGCAAGGGCTCGTCGCGCGAGCATAGTCCGCTCGCCGAATTCAGCGCGGGCATCCGGCTCGTGATCGCGCGAAGCTTCGAGCGCATCTATCGGCAAAACGCCGACAACCTCGGCTTGTTCACCTCGACGGATTTCGGGCTGATCGAGCGCATCCAGCGCGGCGAGCCGATTTTCATCGACGAACTCGTGGCCTCGCGCGACAGCGTCGCGGCCGAGATCCTGCGCAGCGGCGGCCTGCTGCGCTACGGCGCGCGGCATAGGCGCGAGATTGGCGCGACGCCGGTTCCTGTCGACGAAAAACCGCGCGCAACGCAGGACGAAACGCCGAACGCAGCGCAGGACGAAACGCCGAACGACAACCCGCGCACGCTGGCGCAGAAGATTCTGGAGCGCCACGCGCTGCGCGTCGCGGGCACGAGCGACACGCTCACGCCCGGCGCGGGCGTATTCGTGCGCGCCGACTGGCGCTTTATCCACGAGTACTACACCGGCATGGCGACGCATATGCTGCACGCCGCGTTCGGCCGGCCGCTCGCGCTGCGCGAGCCGCACTCCATCCTCGCGTTCGAGGATCATCTCTCGTATGCGCACAAGAGCGAACTGCACCTGCGCAACGGCCTGATGCCCGACGTGCGCGAACTCTCGGCGGCGCACCGCGCGTTCGTGAGCGACTACGGCATTCGCAATCACGGCTATCTGAATCAGCTGAGCGAGCTTCATTCGAGCGAGAACGGCGGCGCGCCTTCCGCCGACGAAGGCTCCGAAGGCATTTCGCACGCGATGATGGCGGAGCGCTACGCGCTGCCGGGGCAAGTGGTGGTGGGCACGGACTCGCACACGCCGCACAGCGGCGCGCTCGGTTGTGTCGCGTTCGGCGTGGGCACGACCGACATGGCGAACGCGTTCGTCACGGGCGCGGTGCGCATGACGGTGCCGCAGTCGCTGCTGATCCGCTTCGACGGGCCGCTGGCGCCCGGCGTGACGGCCAAGGATCTCGTGCTGCATCTGCTCGCCGACGCGCGCATTCGCGCGGGTCTCGGCGTGGGCAAGGTGTTCGAGTTCGCCGGTTCGGCTATCGCGCGCCTCTCCACCGACGAGCGCGCCACGCTCACCAACATGGTCGCGGAACTGGGCGGCTTCACGGGCCTCGTGGCACCCGACGCGGAAACCGTGCGCTTCCTGAAGGCGCGGCGCGGCATCGACTTCACGCTCGAAGCGTGGATGCGCAGCGATCCCGGCGCGACCTACGCCGACATCATCGACATCGACTGCACCGGTATCACGCCGATGCTCGCGGCGCCCGGCGACCCCGGCAACGGCGTGGCGCTGCGGGATCTCGCGGAGCGTCCGCGCATCGACATCGCCTATGGCGGTTCGTGCACGGCGGGCAAGCGCGAGGACTTCGATCACTATCACGAAGTGCTCGCATGGGCCGCCGCGCGCGGCTTGCGCGTGCCCGAGGGCGTCACGCTGTATCTCCAGTTCGGCACCTCGGACGTGCGCGACTACTGCGCCACGCAGGGCTATCTCGCGGCATTCGAACAGGTGGGCGCCGTCATGCTGCAACCGTCTTGCGGCGCGTGCGCGAACTGCGGGCCGGGTGCTTCGACCGAAGCGGGGCAGGTCACGATCAGCGCGATCAACCGCAATTTCCCGGGCCGTTCCGGGCCGGGCCAGGTGTGGCTCGCGAGTCCGCCGACCGTGGCGGCGAGCGCGCTGGCGGGCGCGATTGCGTCGTTTGCCGAATTGCAGGCGCGCCATCGTTGAAATTCGAGCAAAATAGCGGGCTTTGCGCGCGCAACGAATTCGATCGACATTGATCGAGCGCGGCACTTCACCGCAACGAAGTTTCAGGAGACAAGCATGGCCTCATTCGAGGTGCCGGGCGCGGCGAATGGGCGCCACGATTCCGCCACGGCGGCCGTCGCCATGGCGCCCGCCGCGCTGGCGGCGCAAGGCAAGGGCGCGATTGCCGCGCGCCTCGACCGGTTGCCCGCCACGCGCGCGGTCTGGAAACTGGTGCTGCTCCTGAGTCTCGGGTTCTTCTTCGAGCTGTACGACCTGCTGTACACCGGTTACGTCGCGCCGGGCCTCGTGAAAAGCGGCATTCTCACGCCAACCACGCCGGGCCTGTTCGGCACCGCGGGCGTCGCGAGCTTCATCGCCGCGCTCTTCAGCGGACTCTTTCTCGGCACCATCGCGTGCGGCTTTCTCGCCGACCGCTTCGGCCGCCGCTCGATCTTCACGTGGTCGCTGCTCTGGTACGTGGCCGCCAATACGGTGATGGCGTTCCAGGACACGGCCACGGGCCTGAACTTCTGGCGCTTCGTCTCGGGCATGGGGATCGGCGTGGAACTGGTCACCATCGGCACCTATCTCTCCGAACTCGCGCCCAGGCACCTGCGCGGCCGCGCGTTCGCGGTGTGCCAGACGATCGGCTTTTCGGCGGTGCCGGTGGCCGCGTGGCTCGCCTACCGGCTCGTGCCCAGCGCGCCGTATGGCCTCGACGGCTGGCGCTGGGTCGTGCTGCTCGGCGGCGTGAGCGCGCTGTTCGTCTGGTATTTCCGCCGCAATCTGCCGGAAAGCCCGCGTTGGCTGGCGGGCCAGGGCCGCGTGGCGGAAGCCGACGCCGTGCTCGCGCGCCTCGAGGCGCAGGTCGAGCGCGAATACGGCCAGCCGCTGCCCGCGCCGGCCGCCGCCGAACCCGTGGTGGAGAAGGCCGGTTTCGCCGAGATGTGGAAGCCGCCGTACCGCAAGCGCACGATCATGCTCGTGATCTTCCACGTGTTCCAGACCATCGGCTTTTTCGGCTTTGCGAACTGGGTGCCCACGCTGCTCGTGAAGCAAGGCATCTCGGTAACGTCGAGCCTGCTCTACACGACCGTGATCGGCCTCGCGGCGCCGCTCGGCCCGCTGCTCGGCTACTGGATCGCCGACCGTTTCGAGCGCAAGCATGTGATCGTGTTCATGTCGGCGGTGAATATCGTGGCGGGGCTCGTGTTCAGCCAGGTGAGCTCCGCGGGGGCGATCGTCGTGCTGGGCGTGGTGCTCACGCTCGCGGGCAACATCATCTCGTTCAGCTATCACACCTATCAGCAGGAGTTGTATCCCACGGCCATTCGCGCGCGCGCCGTGGGCTTCGTGTATTCGTGGAGCCGGCTCTCGGCCGTGTTCAGCTCGTTCGTGATCGCGTTCACGCTGCGCGAGTTCGGCGTGACCGGCGTATTCGTGTTCATTGCCGGGGCGATGGCGCTCGTGATCGTCGCAATCGGCGTGATGGGCCCGCGCACGCTCGGCAAGTCGCTGGAGAGCATTTCGCACTGACTCCGGCGCGAAGCCGCGCGCACGGGCGCGCCGGGACGAAAGCGCGCACGCGCGGCGGAGCACGTTCAAGGCGGTGTCACGGAATTGTCACGATAATCACGCGAAGATGTGGCCCCACCGCTCCTTCCCGAGATCGACGGAATTCCGATGAAACAGCCCGACGCGCCGCACGACCGCCCCGACACGCAAGACGAAACCCCCGAAACCGCCAGCCACGCGGACCAGCCCAAAGCGCCCGCTCGCCCGGGCCGCCGCCGCTTCATGGGCGGCGCCGCGGCGATGGCGGTGGGCGCGGGCCTCGCGGGCTGCGCCTCGCCGCAGTCGCGCGAGAGCGCCGTGACGGGCGTGGCCGCCGGGCCGGAATTCGACCGCTCGCTGCGCAGCAAGGTCAAGACGGTGGTGGTGATCTACGCGGAAAACCGCAGCTTCAATAATCTGTTCGGCGACTTTCCCGGCGTGGAGCGTCCGCTTGCGGCCGTGAAGCCCGAGGACTACACGCAGCGCGACCGCGACGGTTCCGTGCTGCCGAAGCTGCCCGCGGTGCCGGGCGGCTGGCTGCTGAAGGATCAAACGGTCGATGGCGTGAGCTACAAGGCCGGCCAGCAATACCAGACGAACTTGCCCAACGCGCCGTTCGCGCTCAAGGGCCCGCACGGCGAAAACCTGCCGCTTTCGCTCGTCACGCACGATCTGTGGCACGTGTTCTATCAGAACCAGATGCAGATCAACGGCGGCAAAAACGACAAGTTCGTGGCATGGGCCGACTCGGCCGGTTTCACGATGGGCCACTACGCGAACACGAGTTACGACTTGCGCATGTGGGACCTCGCGAGCGAATACGTGCTTTGCGACAACTTCTTCCAGGGCGCTTTCGGCGGCTCGTTTCTCAATCACCAGTATCTGATCGCGGCCACGCCGCCCGTGTATGCGGACCCGGCCGGGAGCATCGCGAAGTTCCAGATCGCGACCACGGTGAGCGGCCGCCCCGACGACCCCAATCTCAAGCCGCTCGAGGTCTCGCCCAGGAGCGCGATGGAAGGCATTCCGAAGTTCGGCCCGAGCGCGCTCACGCCGCCCGAAACGCTCGCCAGCGGCCGCACGGTGAGCTACGCCGTCAACACGATGATGCCGCCGTTCGCGCCCACGATCTATCCGCTCAAGGCCGACGGCGTGGTCGACTTCACGCTCGACAGCAACGCCATGGCGGTGCCGCCGCAAACGCACGAGCACATCGGCGACAAGCTCGACAAGCGCGGCGTCGGCTGGGCGTGGTACGCGGGCGCGTTCCAGCAGACGCTGGAGATGCACGGCAAGAACCTCACCGACGGCACGCCCGTCATTCCGAACTTCCAGTACCACCATCAGCCGTTCAACTACTTCGCGAACCTGGGTCCCGGCACGGCGTCGCGCGCGCAACACTTGCGCGACGGCGGTCTCGGCGACGACGAAAGCACCAACCGCTTTCTCGCCGACGCGCGCGCGGGCCGCCTGCCGGCCGTCACGTTCTACAAGCCGCAGGGCAATCTCAACATGCACGCTGGTTATGCCGACGTCGCTTCCGGCGACCGCCATATCGTGCACGCGGTGAAGGCGCTGCGCGCGAGCCCGCAGTGGGAGAACATGGTCGTGGTGATCACCGTCGACGAAAACGGCGGCTGGTGGGATCACGTCGCGCCGCCCAAGGGCGACCGCTGGGGTCCGGGCACGCGCGTGCCGGCCATCGTGGTCTCGCCGTTCGCGAAGAAGGGTTACGTCGACCACACGATCTACGATACGGCGTCGATCCTGCGCCTCGTCACGCGCGTCTACGACCTCGAACCGCTCGACGGTGTGCGCTCGCGCGACGAAGCGATGCGCGCACGCGGCCAGGCGCCCATGGGCGATCTGACCAACGCGCTCAATCTCGCTTGAGGCAGGGGAGTACGCGCGGCGTGGGCGCGCTCGAGCGCCTTTAAGCGCCCTTGATCGCCGCGCGTTCCGTTTCGAGCAGCCCGGCGAGCAATTCGCGGAACCAGCGATTGCCGTCGTCGCCGTCGTAGAGTTCGTGCCAGTGGATGGTCGACTCGAAACTCGGAAACTCCACCGGCAGCGGGTAAATCGCGAAATGGCCGCCGGCGTTGTAAAAGTCGGCCACGCCGCGCGGCAGCGTCACCATCCAGTCGGTGCGGCGCAGAATTTCCGGGCACACGTTGAAATGCGACACGCGCAGCGCGATTCGCCGGTGCAGCCGCGCGAGCCGCAGCGATTCCTCGATCAGCACATGGCTGCGATCGAGCGATGCCACCGCCACATGCGACATCTCCAAAAATTGCGCCGCCGAGATTTTGCGCGCCGGCAATCCCGGCCGTTTACGCGTCATGCACGCGTATTCCTCGTGAAATAACAGCGCATATTCGGTCGTTGCCTTCAGCGAAGGCAGATTGCCGATGGCGAAGTCGAGTTGGCCGAGCCGCATGTGTTCTTCGATGTCAGTGAGCAGCACGGCTTCGGCGGAAATCCGCACGCCCGGTGCGAGCCGCTGGAGCTGTTCGCAAATGGCCGGCAGAAACACCTGTTCGCCGACATCGGACATCGACACGCGAAATTCCCGCGTGCTCGTGGCGGGATTGAACGGCTCGCCGTGCCGCAACGCCTCGCGCGCCGCGGCCAACGCCCGGCCCACGGGATCCTTGAGCCGTTGCGCGACGGACGTGGGCAGCATGCCTTCGGGCGTGCGCACGAAGAGGGGATCGTCGAACAGCGAGCGCAGGCGGCCCAATGCGTAGCTCGTGGCGGGTTGCGAAAGGCCGAGCCGTTTGCCCGCCTGCGTGAGGCTGCGCTCTTCGAGCACGGCCTGAAACACACGCAGCAGGTTCAGGTCGACCTTGTTGAAATCCGTCATTGCCGCCACTCGCTCGCTCGTGCATTGGGACGGCAAGTATAAGGCGGCGCGCTGCGCGTGCGGCCAGGCCGCCAATAAAACTTAAAGGAACCTTAAAGCGATTGGTCCGTCTTTTAAGGAAATAAATTATCAGATCATTACGAATTTCCAACGCGTTTATTCGAAGGTGGAAATGATTTGATTAAAAATGAGACTTAAATGAGTATTGCGAATACTTTAAATCGCTGTAAATTTTTCTCTGTCGTTTTAAAGCAGGCAATAAATCCCGTTTCAGAATTTATTTCTTACATTTGAAACATCAGATTTAAGTGGGTCCCGACTTAAGATCTAATTCACCACGCATATATCGGGACAGCGAATATGAAGAAAAAGATTCTGTCTGTACGGGGTCGTTCACTCCGCTTCGTCACGCTCGCGCCAGCGGGCGCGCCACGTCACGTCCTGGCGCCGCCCAGCGCCTGACGAAGCCATCCCAGCTTCGCGTTTTCACGCGACGAACCCAGGTTCGGCGCCGGTCCAACTCGTTTCGAGAGAACCAACTTGCCTCTTCGCACGCCACGCCGCCGCCTGCCGCGCGCGGCAAAATCGCCCGTTCTGTCCACGCTTCTCGTTGCGCTCGCTCTCACGTCGGCGAGTGCGTTCCCGGCTGTCGCCCACGCGGCGTCAGCGGCTGCGGCCGCGCCCGCTTCTTCGTCCGTTGCGGACACCACCAGCGCAAGTCCGGCCGCGAGCGCGGCGGCCAATGCCGATAACGCCAGCGGCGCCAACGGCTTCGCGCAACTGAACCGCAGCGTGAGCGTCACGCGCACGGTCACGCTGCGCGAACTCGGCCTGCTCTCGGCCGTCACGCTCACCGCGCCCGACACGCGCCGCGAGTTCTTCCTGCCCGTGCCCGCCGACGTGCCGATCCACAACGCCACGCTGCAATTCGACGGCGGCTACGTGCGCGGCGACGGCGGCCGCACCACGCTGCTGGTGTCGCTCGACGGCTCGCCGGTGGCGGCGCGCGCGCTCGACAAGGCCGACGGCGGCGTGAATGTGAATCTCGGCGTGGACGGCGCGCCGCGTTCGGTCGGCTTCGTGCGCCTCGGGCTCGGTTACGCCTCGGTGATCAGCGACAACGTGTGTACCGATCAAACGGCGATCGGCAACGTGCTGCGCGTCGATCCCTCCACGCGCCTCAGCTACAACTTCGATCCCGCCGACGTGCGCGACCTGCGCACCGCGTGGAGCGCGCTGCCGTACGCGCCCATGATGACGATCGCGGGCACGCACCTGAGCGAAGCGTCGCTCGACACCGCATGGCGCACCGACGCGCTGCTGCAACGCGACGGCAAGCGCCCCGTGACCCAGGCGATGCCCGCCGTGGGCGCGACGGTCGATCTGCGCGACGTGAACGTGCCGGCTTCGCTGCGCGCGATTCCGGCCTTCAACGCGCTCGCCGCGGCCGCGAGCGGCGCGAACGCGGGCCACGCCACCGTCGCCGACGCGGCCGAACTTGGCGCGCTGCTCGCGCTCGCGCCGCGCAGCGCCTTCGGCCCCGACGTGCTGGTGGCCGACAACGCCCTGCGCACGACCTTCAACGGCGCGCTCGACGCGCTGCGCACCCAGGTGGCCGCGAGCGCGCCCGCCATGCTCGCGGCCTTCGACGCGTGGCGCACGGGCACCGCGAACCAGATCGCCGGGCCGCTCGCGGCCGGCGAGGCGCGCGTCGCGCATTACGGCGGCCGCGCGGTGATCGTGGTGGGCGACAACGCGGGCGCGGCCGTGCTCGCGCGCGTGTGGCGTCCTATCGACGTGGCGCAGCGCGTGGTCGTGCATCAGATCGCGCCGGGCGCGCACCTGCAGGGCAACGCGATCCTGCTCTCGGATCTCGGCGGCGAGCCGCGCAGCGTGGACGTGCACGACACGGCCTCGTGGGAAGCGAGCTTCGATCTCGCGGCCGCTTCGGGCCAGGGCAAGCTGCCCGACGAAGTCGTGCTCGACCTCGCCGCGTCGCCCACGCTGTCCAACGGCGCGGCATCGGCCACGGTCTATTTCAACGACGTGATGATCGGCGCGAAGCTGCTGAACGTGGATGGCCGCCGCGAGCGCCTCACGCTCAAGGTGCCGCGCTATGCCCTCGCGCGCACCAACAATCTGCGCGTGACGTTCCGCCGGCAGCCCGACGCCGGTTGCCAGGCGCGCCAGTCGTACCCGGTGGCGGTGCTGCCGAGCAGCTATCTGAAGCTCGCGGACGGCACGCCGAGCGCCGACTTCGTGGGCATGGCGGCGCGCTTCGCGTCGGCGGCCACGGTGTATGTGCCGCACGCGTATCTCGACGACGCCGTGCACGCCATTCCGCGCCTCGCCACGCTTACGGGCGCGGCCGGCGTCGCGCCGCTGCCCGCGCGTTTCGAAGTGGTCGCCGCGGGCGCCACCGCGAAGCCGTCCGGCCCGTTCCTCGCCGCCGATGTCGCGCTCGCCGATGAAACCGATCCCGTGCAGTTCTCGGCCGATCACCTGAAGCTGCAATCGCCGAAGGGCGACACGCTGATCGACGTCTCGGGGCTCTCGCGCCTCGGCGTGGTGAGCGTGGGCAAGTCGGGCGACGCGACCGGCATCGTCTATCGCTCGACCGGCAACGCGCCCGTG from Paraburkholderia acidisoli encodes the following:
- a CDS encoding aconitase family protein, which produces MATPHTALDLGGRILFLCRDAAQIDRQLAGETLANVAPDALRDDVSTDEITPMSVLTRFDERLGRVPYVGLRVDGRNPVGIDAVRGGGFCVTVAGNRYGKGSSREHSPLAEFSAGIRLVIARSFERIYRQNADNLGLFTSTDFGLIERIQRGEPIFIDELVASRDSVAAEILRSGGLLRYGARHRREIGATPVPVDEKPRATQDETPNAAQDETPNDNPRTLAQKILERHALRVAGTSDTLTPGAGVFVRADWRFIHEYYTGMATHMLHAAFGRPLALREPHSILAFEDHLSYAHKSELHLRNGLMPDVRELSAAHRAFVSDYGIRNHGYLNQLSELHSSENGGAPSADEGSEGISHAMMAERYALPGQVVVGTDSHTPHSGALGCVAFGVGTTDMANAFVTGAVRMTVPQSLLIRFDGPLAPGVTAKDLVLHLLADARIRAGLGVGKVFEFAGSAIARLSTDERATLTNMVAELGGFTGLVAPDAETVRFLKARRGIDFTLEAWMRSDPGATYADIIDIDCTGITPMLAAPGDPGNGVALRDLAERPRIDIAYGGSCTAGKREDFDHYHEVLAWAAARGLRVPEGVTLYLQFGTSDVRDYCATQGYLAAFEQVGAVMLQPSCGACANCGPGASTEAGQVTISAINRNFPGRSGPGQVWLASPPTVAASALAGAIASFAELQARHR
- a CDS encoding MFS transporter, whose product is MAPAALAAQGKGAIAARLDRLPATRAVWKLVLLLSLGFFFELYDLLYTGYVAPGLVKSGILTPTTPGLFGTAGVASFIAALFSGLFLGTIACGFLADRFGRRSIFTWSLLWYVAANTVMAFQDTATGLNFWRFVSGMGIGVELVTIGTYLSELAPRHLRGRAFAVCQTIGFSAVPVAAWLAYRLVPSAPYGLDGWRWVVLLGGVSALFVWYFRRNLPESPRWLAGQGRVAEADAVLARLEAQVEREYGQPLPAPAAAEPVVEKAGFAEMWKPPYRKRTIMLVIFHVFQTIGFFGFANWVPTLLVKQGISVTSSLLYTTVIGLAAPLGPLLGYWIADRFERKHVIVFMSAVNIVAGLVFSQVSSAGAIVVLGVVLTLAGNIISFSYHTYQQELYPTAIRARAVGFVYSWSRLSAVFSSFVIAFTLREFGVTGVFVFIAGAMALVIVAIGVMGPRTLGKSLESISH
- a CDS encoding sugar transporter — its product is MPSSDLSYFKRPWWGVLALTFSAFIFNTTEFVPVGLLSAIGVSLDMQPTDVGLMMTIYAWTVAVASLPLTLLTRNVERRTLLVRIFVLFIASHIVTGVAPNFAILVLGRMGIAFAHAIFWSISVSLVVRLASAENKSRALGMLAIGTSVAMVAGIPLGRVIGEAFGWRETFLIIAGVAALAAFVVWLTLPALPSERTGSLRSLPGLLKNPVLMLTYAVTILTVTAHFAAYTYLEPFVHQVDGATSDRITFLLVLFGVAGIPAAYCFNRYYAREPDKFLLRAVGTVAACLLVLFPCALTIGTLAVHILVWGGAIICFGLAMQAQVLHLAPDATDLAVSLFSGLYNVGIGAGALLGNHIAHGLGLSWVGSFGGVVGGLSLGVCWLAQWVAKRTTPPGTPGATH
- a CDS encoding LysR family transcriptional regulator, with translation MRIDPYSLELFIAVVQEGSIARAASRNHIAPSALSRRLADLEAAVGLPLLIRSHGGVALTDAGRQAFARAQTLHDQLQSFAREVQSQSGEIAGVVRLYANASAIVGFLPERLRAFQAAYPLVQIALTEQISDEVVRACVDDRADVGVSASAAAPAGLDTWHFANDPLIVVLPPDHELVASEAPTFAEVLRFPLVAVQAGGALDRTLKERADAAQLPLDVSVTVNSFDAQCRMVEAGLGIGIVPISAASAFAGSRGFVRRPLKEAWAETRALRVHALRKSSRLKAVQALIDALIAP
- a CDS encoding putative bifunctional diguanylate cyclase/phosphodiesterase, with translation MQGVYNPLLTGLSVVVAFLASFTALESSAMLNAVTSSRWRYVWLVGSACAMGVGIWSMHFIGMIAFTLPIEMGYDMDATAGSLALAVLASLLALSTASRGQLSLKRLLIAGTVMGLGVAAMHYMGMYAMRMHPGIDYDPVRLALSIGIAVVASIAALWLAFHLRESSGRHIAPKRLGAAAIMAFAIAGMHYTGMSAANFAAASLCEGTHKVDGHALALVVAIISALLLFGTLLLLGAQTSRLSASLSKAADTIQHLGTHDALTNLPNRAKLMASAKELLARNAQLGQTLAVLFIDLDGFKAINDSLGHKIGDDLLRQASARLCACAREGDIVARLGGDEFVIVATHLADAAVAENVARDVLMSLSAEFMLDAALPVRIGASIGISIASGAQASLDTLLSHADCAMYTAKRCGRNTFRRFEESMNQTTLRALQIQRDLHQALRNETFDLVFQPKFTVEGNTMTGAEALLRWRHPTLGDVPPLEFIPVAERSGLMVAIGDWVVREVCQHIVKWDQEGYASVPISINLSPMQFTTPGLAARIDEIVLAAGVPPQRLMFEITEETAMQDVEHTSRVIASLRGRGYAVALDDFGRVFSSLGHLQDFHVDQIKVDRSFVNDLDNASSRSSALLSAVVALARVLSIEVVAEGVETVAQSLKLLALDCDQMQGFLCGLPLSEREFQSAMSGSMRVSA